A window from Balnearium lithotrophicum encodes these proteins:
- a CDS encoding ArnT family glycosyltransferase encodes MKGKRALIIFIVSFLLLVLPNGLYSAFDKDEPKYLEAAYEMVKSGDYITPYYNYEFRFDKPILIYWLIALGYKIFGVNEFGGRFFVSIFGILTVLLLYWWLSRWKKEEFAFWSSLVLLSLLDFIVMSSVAMPDIVLTFFISASLIFFFEGHHRKNKNYHRLAFLFSGLATLTKGPVGLALPGIIAIFYMVLRRELKEGLKRIPWFSGFFIYFLVVLPWYGAVLKKHGYEFFKEFIIFHNIHRFTGKIPGHPTYWWYYLANYFWLYIPWVFFFPFAVYRVFQRKNFLSNPVLEFSLVWFSTVLLFFQIAHTKLAHYLLPSFPPFAVLTTWYLMRFRENLPSYLTAFYFTLLTFIGCAFWLYKGWPLWGALFLIPPLVASWLSLWSGRALQVLTVGFLTGMILFKWVTLPSLEPYRAKPQIGKELRKLNAKCKECKFAFFDYTSPEIVFYYRSGKLRDLNRDKIVKLLNSRKPVVVVTRENRLRRLKGIQYHILDRKKELLTKHSIVVISNYNLEKLYGGN; translated from the coding sequence ATGAAGGGAAAGAGAGCTCTAATCATCTTTATAGTTTCTTTTCTACTCTTAGTTCTACCTAACGGTCTCTACTCGGCCTTTGACAAGGATGAGCCAAAGTACTTAGAGGCCGCCTATGAGATGGTTAAATCGGGAGACTACATTACTCCCTACTACAACTACGAATTCAGGTTTGATAAACCGATTCTAATTTACTGGCTCATAGCTTTAGGATACAAAATTTTCGGAGTTAACGAATTTGGAGGAAGATTTTTTGTCTCCATATTTGGTATCCTTACAGTTCTACTCCTCTACTGGTGGCTCTCAAGGTGGAAGAAGGAAGAGTTTGCATTCTGGAGCTCCTTAGTTCTCCTTTCCCTTTTAGACTTTATAGTGATGTCCTCGGTAGCAATGCCCGACATTGTTTTAACCTTTTTCATCTCAGCATCCCTCATTTTCTTCTTCGAGGGACACCACAGAAAAAATAAAAACTACCACAGGTTGGCATTCCTCTTCTCCGGACTTGCAACACTCACAAAGGGACCTGTTGGTCTTGCCCTACCAGGAATTATTGCCATTTTCTACATGGTTTTAAGGAGGGAGCTCAAAGAGGGACTTAAGAGAATTCCCTGGTTTTCCGGATTTTTTATCTACTTTTTAGTTGTTCTACCTTGGTATGGGGCAGTTTTAAAGAAGCACGGATACGAATTCTTTAAGGAATTTATCATCTTTCACAACATCCACCGTTTTACAGGAAAAATTCCGGGCCACCCAACCTATTGGTGGTACTACCTTGCCAACTATTTCTGGCTCTACATTCCCTGGGTTTTCTTCTTCCCCTTTGCAGTATACAGAGTATTCCAGAGAAAAAACTTTCTCAGTAATCCTGTACTCGAGTTTTCCCTCGTCTGGTTTTCTACTGTACTTTTATTCTTCCAGATAGCCCACACAAAATTGGCCCACTACCTACTTCCCTCATTTCCTCCGTTTGCCGTTTTAACAACTTGGTACTTAATGAGGTTTAGAGAAAACCTCCCTTCCTACTTAACCGCATTCTACTTTACACTTTTAACGTTTATAGGATGTGCCTTCTGGCTCTACAAAGGTTGGCCTCTATGGGGAGCTCTCTTCTTAATTCCTCCACTCGTAGCTTCGTGGCTTTCCCTCTGGAGTGGCAGAGCTCTCCAGGTACTTACTGTTGGCTTTTTAACTGGAATGATTCTGTTTAAGTGGGTAACATTACCCTCTTTAGAGCCCTACAGAGCTAAACCTCAGATAGGTAAGGAATTGAGGAAGTTGAATGCAAAATGTAAGGAGTGTAAATTTGCATTTTTCGACTATACAAGTCCAGAGATAGTCTTCTACTACAGAAGCGGTAAGTTGAGGGATTTAAACAGGGATAAAATAGTTAAGCTTCTAAACAGTAGAAAACCTGTTGTTGTAGTAACGAGGGAAAACAGGCTTAGGAGATTAAAGGGAATTCAATACCACATTCTTGACAGGAAGAAGGAACTGCTTACAAAACACAGTATAGTTGTCATTTCAAACTACAATTTGGAGAAGCTATATGGAGGAAATTAA
- a CDS encoding histone deacetylase family protein, giving the protein MKLAVIYDDVFLKHDLPTHPENALRLKYFMKPIFEAELPIIKPKQVSYELLRAIHSENYITDVITSCRERAPRFFDPDTYYNQFTCDSALMAAGANELGVEILKSGEFDAVFCAVRPPGHHAERDRAMGFCIFNNVAVAAVKALSLDFERVFIVDFDAHHGNGTQSTFYDNPNVFYFSTHQYPFYPGTGSEKENNDHILNVPMGEGSGDREYMEVYSGIFRKTVREFEPEVILVSAGYDLHSDDPLTGLEVSDSGVEFVVSQIVESAKELSVPILFTLEGGYNLRALERCSRISMNVITS; this is encoded by the coding sequence TTGAAATTGGCAGTTATCTACGATGATGTATTTTTAAAGCACGATTTACCAACCCATCCTGAAAACGCTCTAAGGCTCAAGTACTTCATGAAGCCCATTTTTGAGGCAGAGCTCCCGATAATAAAACCGAAGCAAGTTTCCTACGAGCTCTTAAGGGCCATTCACAGCGAAAACTACATAACAGATGTGATAACCTCCTGTCGGGAGAGAGCTCCAAGATTTTTCGACCCCGATACGTACTACAACCAGTTCACCTGTGATTCAGCTCTAATGGCAGCAGGAGCTAACGAGTTAGGGGTGGAAATACTGAAAAGTGGGGAGTTTGATGCAGTTTTCTGTGCAGTAAGACCTCCGGGACACCACGCAGAAAGGGATAGGGCAATGGGATTTTGCATATTTAACAATGTAGCAGTTGCTGCAGTAAAAGCCCTATCCTTAGACTTTGAAAGGGTATTTATCGTTGACTTTGATGCTCACCATGGAAACGGAACTCAGAGTACATTCTACGACAATCCAAACGTCTTCTACTTCTCAACCCACCAGTATCCCTTCTACCCTGGAACGGGAAGTGAAAAGGAGAACAACGACCACATCCTAAACGTTCCAATGGGGGAGGGAAGTGGTGATAGGGAATACATGGAGGTCTATTCTGGTATTTTCAGAAAAACCGTAAGGGAATTTGAACCTGAAGTAATTCTTGTATCTGCAGGGTACGACCTACACTCGGACGACCCTCTTACAGGCCTTGAGGTTTCAGATAGTGGCGTTGAGTTTGTAGTCTCCCAAATTGTTGAGTCTGCAAAGGAGCTCTCAGTTCCGATACTCTTTACCCTTGAGGGAGGGTACAACTTGAGAGCTCTTGAAAGATGTTCGAGAATTTCCATGAATGTAATAACTTCCTGA
- the rnr gene encoding ribonuclease R: MESEVNEFERDKRIEEGIFEALHRFNKPLKAREIAKYLGIPPEERGELREKLKELAKRGKLVKLKGAKYALPEKLNLVVGKLCVYREGYGFVDPIEGGKGVFVPGRNMSGAMNGDIVAVEIVKEGREGRREGKIVSIIERAVKKIVGRVEKSKKSCFVVPEDKRIRYDVILTHEDCKNVEDGDYVVVEIISYPSETRGPVGRVVENLGKTGPKLDIELIIRKYDLPVEFPREVLEEAEKIPLEVKEEEIEGRVDLREQLCFTIDGENARDFDDAVAIKKLPNGNYKLFVHIADVSHYVKPGSFLDREAYKRGTSVYFPDRCIPMLPERLSNGICSLNPNVDRLTFTCEMEINRRGFVVDYKIYESVIHSKARLTYTIAQKIIDGDEEAIDKFPHVVDSLKTMYELAQILYKKRYKRGSLDFDLPEPVVVLNAEGEPIDIYKAERLWSHRIIEEFMIAANETVAEYMFWTDYPSIYRVHESPDREKLQEFLNFVRSLGIRAPSVQNDVQPKLLQKILEQVEGKPEEKLVNYLMLRTMARAKYSPDNIGHFGLASTYYTHFTSPIRRYADLQLHRLIKMALKGEFKPESIPAWEEKLEIVCKHVTERSITADEAERDVVELKKLQYAQNHVGEVFEAIITGVSEQGLYIETIEQVIPGFIHVTNLKNDYYICVPKQYCLVGEKTGTVFRIGDRVLAKLLSVDVESRRADFEIVRKLS, from the coding sequence ATGGAATCTGAAGTCAACGAGTTTGAGAGGGATAAGAGAATAGAGGAGGGAATTTTTGAGGCTCTACATAGATTCAACAAACCCTTAAAGGCGAGGGAGATAGCTAAGTACTTGGGAATTCCACCTGAGGAGAGGGGGGAGCTCCGTGAAAAGCTCAAGGAACTTGCAAAGAGGGGAAAACTTGTAAAGCTGAAAGGGGCAAAGTACGCCCTTCCTGAAAAGCTGAACTTAGTCGTTGGAAAGCTCTGTGTTTACAGAGAAGGGTACGGATTTGTTGACCCGATAGAGGGAGGAAAGGGAGTTTTTGTTCCAGGGAGAAACATGTCTGGAGCAATGAACGGAGATATTGTTGCAGTTGAGATTGTAAAGGAAGGTAGGGAAGGGAGAAGAGAGGGAAAGATAGTTTCGATAATTGAAAGAGCCGTTAAGAAAATTGTAGGAAGGGTTGAAAAGAGCAAAAAGTCATGCTTTGTTGTACCTGAGGATAAGAGAATTCGCTACGACGTTATTCTTACCCATGAGGACTGTAAAAACGTTGAGGATGGGGACTACGTTGTTGTAGAGATAATCTCCTATCCATCTGAAACAAGGGGACCTGTAGGAAGGGTGGTTGAGAACTTGGGAAAAACCGGTCCAAAGCTTGATATAGAGCTGATAATAAGAAAGTACGACCTTCCCGTTGAGTTTCCAAGGGAGGTTTTGGAAGAAGCTGAAAAAATTCCTCTTGAGGTTAAAGAGGAGGAAATAGAAGGAAGGGTTGACTTAAGGGAGCAGCTTTGTTTTACCATAGATGGGGAAAATGCAAGGGACTTTGACGATGCAGTTGCAATAAAGAAACTTCCAAACGGTAACTATAAACTCTTTGTCCACATAGCAGATGTTTCCCACTATGTAAAACCGGGAAGTTTCCTTGATAGGGAAGCCTACAAGAGGGGAACGAGTGTTTACTTTCCAGATAGGTGCATTCCAATGCTTCCAGAGAGGCTCTCAAACGGAATATGCTCCCTCAATCCTAACGTAGATAGGTTGACGTTTACCTGTGAAATGGAGATAAACAGAAGGGGATTTGTTGTTGACTACAAGATATACGAGAGTGTTATCCACAGTAAGGCAAGGCTCACTTACACGATTGCTCAGAAAATAATTGATGGGGATGAGGAGGCTATAGATAAGTTTCCCCACGTTGTTGATTCCCTGAAAACAATGTACGAACTTGCCCAAATTCTCTACAAGAAAAGGTACAAGAGGGGATCCTTAGACTTTGACCTTCCAGAGCCTGTTGTCGTTCTCAACGCAGAGGGGGAACCGATAGACATATACAAGGCAGAGAGGCTCTGGAGTCACAGAATTATAGAGGAGTTTATGATTGCAGCAAACGAGACCGTTGCCGAGTACATGTTCTGGACGGACTATCCGAGTATATACAGAGTTCACGAGTCACCGGACAGGGAGAAGCTACAGGAGTTTCTCAACTTTGTTCGCTCACTTGGAATAAGAGCTCCCTCCGTTCAAAACGACGTTCAGCCAAAGCTCCTCCAGAAAATTTTGGAGCAGGTCGAAGGGAAACCTGAGGAAAAGTTGGTCAATTACTTAATGCTGAGAACAATGGCAAGGGCAAAGTACTCCCCCGATAACATTGGACACTTTGGACTGGCTTCAACCTACTATACCCACTTTACTTCTCCCATAAGGAGGTATGCAGACCTCCAGCTTCACAGGCTCATAAAGATGGCTTTAAAGGGAGAGTTCAAACCTGAATCTATACCTGCATGGGAGGAAAAGTTAGAGATTGTCTGTAAGCACGTTACGGAGCGCTCAATTACGGCGGACGAGGCAGAAAGGGACGTTGTTGAACTTAAAAAACTCCAGTACGCACAGAACCACGTAGGAGAGGTCTTTGAGGCAATAATTACAGGAGTTTCAGAACAAGGGCTTTACATAGAAACGATAGAGCAGGTAATTCCAGGTTTCATTCACGTTACAAATTTAAAGAACGACTACTACATATGTGTTCCTAAACAGTACTGTTTAGTAGGGGAAAAGACGGGAACGGTATTTAGAATCGGGGACAGAGTCCTTGCAAAACTTTTGAGTGTCGACGTTGAAAGTAGAAGGGCTGACTTTGAAATCGTGAGGAAGTTGAGTTGA
- a CDS encoding toprim domain-containing protein, whose product MEGKELKHFLVRLRQFNLKHPDWAVLVEGKRDRRALERLGVENVIDLKGRKFHDVAEYLSENFRGVVLLTDFDPEGEEIFNKLSRILKGYGLKVDGSFREELRQTGVKFVEKIVEELRRRDGI is encoded by the coding sequence ATGGAAGGAAAGGAACTTAAGCACTTTCTCGTAAGGTTGAGACAGTTTAACCTAAAGCATCCAGATTGGGCAGTACTCGTTGAGGGCAAGAGGGACAGGAGAGCTTTAGAGAGGTTGGGAGTTGAAAATGTAATAGATTTAAAGGGAAGGAAATTTCACGACGTTGCGGAGTACCTCTCTGAAAATTTTAGGGGCGTTGTTTTACTGACGGACTTCGACCCTGAAGGTGAGGAGATATTTAACAAGTTAAGCAGAATTTTAAAGGGATACGGACTGAAGGTTGATGGGAGCTTTAGGGAGGAGCTCCGACAAACGGGAGTGAAGTTTGTAGAAAAAATAGTTGAGGAATTGAGGAGGAGAGATGGAATCTGA
- a CDS encoding C-GCAxxG-C-C family protein — MEFSKISENLEFIQSKLGTFQIEVPSEERIGELAYSYYWDYNCEYAVITAFNEEAQFPITYSEIRMLTEKLPHKWGVVCGALTGAFFLFSATLTLELSVQAAKELIDFHNRTPLPIFKGKRFKDLPKVAVGSILCRDSILNWSRKAGVPPRSLERAERCAAITADVAMKTVQLIKKYSSEPVEVR; from the coding sequence TTGGAGTTCTCAAAAATTTCTGAGAATTTAGAGTTTATCCAGAGTAAGTTGGGAACCTTTCAGATAGAGGTACCGTCAGAGGAGAGAATAGGAGAGTTAGCCTACAGCTACTATTGGGATTACAACTGTGAGTATGCGGTAATTACAGCATTTAACGAAGAGGCCCAATTTCCAATAACGTACAGTGAAATTAGGATGTTAACAGAAAAACTCCCCCACAAATGGGGAGTGGTATGTGGAGCTCTAACGGGAGCGTTTTTTCTATTTTCAGCAACCCTTACGTTAGAACTTTCAGTTCAAGCTGCAAAGGAGTTGATAGATTTTCACAACAGAACTCCCCTTCCAATCTTCAAAGGAAAAAGGTTCAAAGACCTCCCAAAGGTAGCAGTTGGTTCAATTCTGTGTAGAGACTCCATTCTAAATTGGAGCAGAAAAGCTGGAGTACCTCCAAGGAGTCTGGAAAGAGCAGAAAGGTGTGCAGCAATAACTGCAGATGTAGCTATGAAGACGGTCCAGCTCATCAAAAAGTACTCCTCAGAGCCTGTAGAAGTTAGATGA
- the eno gene encoding phosphopyruvate hydratase → MSRIADVRAREILDSRGNPTVEVEVTLESGVVARAAVPSGASTGEKEALELRDKDPKRYMGKGVLKAVKNVNEVIAPALIGVESADQANVDRLMIELDGTPNKSNLGANAILGVSMAVCRASAEELGLPLFRYIGGTNAKELPVPMMNILNGGVHADNNVDLQEFMIMPVGGETFSESLRIGVEVYHTLKKVLKRMGHSTNVGDEGGFAPNLTSNEEAIQVILRAIEEAGYTPGEDVLIALDAASSEFYKGEGVYELSGEGKKLNREELVDFYRSLVEKYPIISIEDGMAEDDHEGWKLLTAALGDKVQLVGDDVFCTNTELLRIGIKEGFANSILIKLNQIGTVTETLETIEMAKRANYTTVVSHRSGETEDNFIADLAVAVNSGQIKTGAPARSERNAKYNQLLRIEEILNGSAVFKGVDVFYNLEF, encoded by the coding sequence ATGTCAAGAATAGCAGATGTAAGGGCAAGGGAGATTTTGGATTCAAGGGGAAATCCTACAGTTGAGGTAGAGGTAACCCTTGAAAGCGGAGTAGTTGCAAGGGCTGCCGTTCCAAGTGGAGCATCGACCGGAGAGAAGGAGGCTTTGGAGCTCCGAGACAAGGACCCAAAGAGGTACATGGGAAAGGGAGTCTTAAAGGCCGTCAAAAACGTTAACGAGGTTATAGCTCCAGCCCTCATAGGAGTTGAGTCAGCAGACCAGGCTAACGTTGACAGGCTTATGATTGAGCTTGATGGAACTCCCAACAAGAGCAACTTGGGAGCAAATGCAATTTTGGGCGTTTCAATGGCGGTATGTAGGGCATCTGCCGAGGAGTTGGGACTTCCTCTCTTTAGGTACATTGGAGGAACAAATGCTAAGGAGCTTCCCGTTCCTATGATGAACATTTTAAACGGTGGAGTCCATGCGGATAACAACGTTGACCTTCAGGAGTTTATGATAATGCCCGTTGGAGGAGAAACGTTCTCTGAATCCCTTAGGATAGGGGTTGAGGTTTACCATACACTTAAAAAGGTTCTAAAGAGGATGGGGCACTCAACGAACGTTGGAGACGAAGGGGGATTTGCTCCCAACCTAACATCAAATGAGGAGGCTATCCAAGTAATATTAAGGGCTATAGAGGAGGCAGGATACACTCCAGGGGAGGACGTTCTCATTGCACTTGATGCAGCATCAAGTGAGTTCTACAAGGGGGAAGGAGTTTACGAGCTTTCTGGAGAGGGTAAGAAACTAAACAGGGAAGAGCTTGTTGACTTCTACAGGAGTTTGGTTGAGAAGTATCCAATTATCTCAATAGAGGACGGAATGGCAGAGGACGACCACGAAGGTTGGAAACTTCTCACTGCAGCATTGGGGGATAAGGTTCAGCTTGTAGGGGATGACGTTTTCTGTACAAATACGGAGCTCCTCAGAATCGGAATAAAGGAGGGATTTGCAAACTCAATTCTCATAAAGCTGAACCAGATAGGAACTGTAACTGAAACACTTGAAACTATAGAGATGGCAAAGAGGGCAAACTACACAACTGTCGTTTCCCACCGTTCAGGGGAGACCGAGGATAACTTCATAGCAGACCTTGCCGTTGCTGTAAACAGTGGTCAGATTAAGACAGGAGCTCCGGCAAGGAGTGAAAGGAACGCCAAGTACAACCAGCTTTTGAGAATTGAGGAAATCCTGAACGGCTCTGCAGTATTTAAAGGAGTGGACGTCTTTTACAACTTAGAGTTCTAA
- the tsaE gene encoding tRNA (adenosine(37)-N6)-threonylcarbamoyltransferase complex ATPase subunit type 1 TsaE, which yields MSECEFISKSEEETKKLGRALGKVLPEGALLILKGDLGCGKTILTKGIASALGIPEDEVSSPSFTLVHEYEKLVHSDLYRLGSGDLSDLGLDELLTDKRIKVFEWGESLEGEEDAIVVECSDRGDYRVFKVKDPKGKICEKLKEILEEKCQE from the coding sequence TTGAGTGAGTGTGAGTTCATATCTAAAAGTGAAGAGGAAACGAAAAAATTAGGAAGAGCTCTGGGAAAGGTCCTTCCTGAGGGAGCTCTATTAATCCTAAAGGGAGATTTAGGCTGTGGAAAAACAATTTTAACGAAGGGAATTGCCTCGGCACTTGGAATTCCCGAAGATGAAGTCTCGTCACCTTCGTTTACACTTGTTCATGAGTATGAAAAATTGGTCCACTCCGACCTTTACAGGTTAGGAAGTGGAGATTTGTCGGATTTGGGGCTTGACGAGCTCTTAACCGATAAGAGAATAAAGGTCTTTGAGTGGGGAGAGTCCTTGGAAGGTGAGGAGGATGCTATTGTTGTTGAGTGCTCTGATAGGGGAGACTACAGAGTCTTTAAGGTAAAGGACCCTAAGGGTAAAATTTGCGAAAAATTAAAGGAAATTCTGGAGGAGAAATGTCAAGAATAG
- a CDS encoding ExbD/TolR family protein gives MKIRERKRSLISEINLSPLLDLTLMLVIFLAVTTEFISGGEIKVQVPKGGAAIQEMGESVKITMDRWGRIYYRGKLYKDPLKVANVIPKDRRVFIKADKETPYQYVFNLLDTLRKSGVKKVSLVGQRVE, from the coding sequence TTGAAAATAAGGGAACGTAAAAGAAGCTTAATTTCTGAAATTAACCTCTCTCCCCTTTTAGACCTCACACTGATGCTTGTTATATTTCTTGCGGTAACTACCGAGTTTATCTCAGGAGGGGAGATAAAAGTTCAGGTTCCAAAGGGCGGAGCAGCAATTCAGGAAATGGGAGAGAGTGTAAAAATCACAATGGACAGGTGGGGTAGGATATACTACAGGGGGAAGCTCTACAAGGACCCTCTCAAGGTAGCAAACGTCATTCCAAAGGATAGGAGGGTCTTCATTAAGGCAGATAAGGAAACTCCTTACCAGTACGTTTTCAATCTCCTCGATACGTTAAGAAAGTCTGGTGTCAAAAAGGTATCTCTTGTGGGGCAAAGAGTTGAGTGA
- the dapC gene encoding succinyldiaminopimelate transaminase, which translates to MNKRIRELKAYPMDRLNRAKEELRRKGVKIYDFGTGDPKEPTDERIRRALCEAVPEVSQYPTVKGRRDLREAVSNWFKNRFGVEIDPEREVIPTAGSKEAIFHFPLVFLDTDSEKKRVIFGTPAYPVYERGTLFAGGIPHPVELKYKDRFLLRLDRIPKSILEETAIVWINYPHNPTGAVAPISYLEEIYGICRENNIILCSDECYTEIYFKEPPPSLLQVGKEGAVVFHSLSKRSGMTGYRSGFVAGDEKIVQEFLKYRSSFGVASQDFVQQAAKVAWSDEEHVRKRREIFKKKAEIFDKFFREIGLEFLPVKATFYFWVKLPEGVSGEDYALHLLNYGIVISPGEFFGKGGEGFFRIALVPTVEECREAVEVWIKAHKEFKL; encoded by the coding sequence ATGAATAAGAGAATCAGGGAACTGAAAGCCTATCCCATGGATAGGCTAAACAGGGCAAAGGAGGAGCTCCGAAGGAAGGGAGTAAAAATTTACGACTTTGGAACGGGAGACCCTAAGGAGCCTACAGATGAGAGGATAAGGAGAGCTCTCTGTGAGGCCGTTCCCGAGGTTAGTCAGTATCCTACTGTTAAGGGGAGAAGGGATTTAAGGGAGGCAGTATCAAACTGGTTCAAAAATAGGTTTGGTGTTGAAATTGACCCGGAGAGAGAGGTAATACCAACTGCCGGCTCAAAGGAGGCAATTTTTCACTTTCCTTTAGTCTTTTTAGATACGGATTCAGAAAAGAAGAGGGTAATCTTTGGAACTCCCGCTTATCCCGTTTATGAGAGGGGAACGCTCTTTGCTGGAGGTATTCCCCATCCAGTCGAACTTAAGTACAAGGACAGATTTCTCCTGAGGCTCGACAGAATTCCTAAATCAATCTTGGAAGAAACAGCAATCGTCTGGATTAACTATCCACACAACCCTACTGGGGCTGTAGCCCCAATCTCCTACCTCGAAGAAATTTACGGAATATGTAGGGAAAATAACATTATTCTCTGCTCTGACGAGTGCTATACAGAAATTTACTTCAAAGAGCCTCCTCCATCCCTCCTCCAAGTTGGTAAGGAGGGGGCTGTTGTATTTCACTCACTCTCTAAACGAAGTGGAATGACGGGTTACAGGTCGGGATTTGTTGCAGGTGATGAGAAAATAGTTCAGGAGTTTTTAAAGTACCGCTCTTCCTTTGGAGTTGCATCCCAGGACTTTGTTCAGCAGGCTGCAAAAGTGGCATGGAGCGATGAGGAACACGTTAGGAAAAGGAGGGAAATCTTTAAGAAAAAGGCAGAGATATTTGACAAATTCTTCAGGGAAATCGGCCTTGAGTTTCTTCCCGTTAAAGCCACTTTCTACTTCTGGGTAAAGCTTCCTGAAGGAGTTTCCGGAGAGGACTATGCCCTCCATTTACTAAACTACGGAATTGTAATTTCTCCGGGAGAGTTTTTTGGTAAGGGAGGAGAGGGATTCTTCAGAATAGCCCTCGTTCCAACAGTTGAGGAGTGTAGAGAGGCCGTTGAAGTTTGGATAAAAGCCCACAAGGAGTTTAAGCTTTGA
- a CDS encoding TIGR04219 family outer membrane beta-barrel protein, whose amino-acid sequence MRKLIALTGVFLLSATAGANAITISAGGGAWRENPEGWIEYKSDSVQGTGVSSKTHVDVDDDLNLGTETKGEGWFKISDIPIPLFPDVKVQYTGMKFTGSGVVNSSFTFGKITVPTKSYVESKLRANQVDVTLTYSIPFLRKATSGRVSANWGVNVKVIDGYVRVKYRSTAGNGEDSKSATIPVPMVHLDGEIRPIDLVGLELSGNFVGYGGSKFYETEAELKVYPIKHTFLGVGYRYQRLKIDDISDVSSDLKVKGVFAEAGIRF is encoded by the coding sequence ATGAGAAAATTAATTGCTCTTACAGGAGTTTTTCTCCTTTCAGCAACAGCTGGAGCAAACGCAATTACAATTTCGGCAGGCGGAGGTGCTTGGAGGGAGAATCCTGAAGGTTGGATTGAGTACAAAAGTGACAGTGTTCAGGGAACAGGTGTAAGTTCAAAAACACACGTAGATGTCGATGATGACCTTAATCTTGGTACAGAAACAAAGGGGGAAGGTTGGTTTAAGATTTCAGATATTCCAATTCCCCTTTTCCCGGATGTAAAAGTTCAATATACGGGAATGAAGTTTACAGGGAGTGGAGTAGTTAATAGCTCCTTTACCTTCGGAAAAATAACTGTTCCTACAAAGTCTTACGTTGAGTCAAAGCTAAGAGCGAATCAGGTTGATGTTACCTTGACTTACAGCATTCCCTTTTTAAGAAAGGCAACATCTGGAAGGGTAAGTGCAAACTGGGGAGTTAACGTAAAGGTTATTGATGGATATGTAAGGGTTAAGTACAGAAGTACTGCAGGAAATGGCGAAGACAGTAAATCCGCAACTATTCCGGTTCCTATGGTTCACTTGGATGGAGAGATTAGACCTATAGACCTTGTAGGACTTGAATTATCAGGAAACTTTGTAGGATACGGTGGAAGTAAGTTTTACGAGACGGAAGCTGAGTTAAAAGTTTATCCTATAAAGCACACCTTCTTGGGAGTTGGTTACAGATATCAGAGACTAAAAATTGACGATATTTCAGACGTTTCATCAGACCTCAAAGTTAAAGGTGTCTTTGCAGAGGCAGGAATAAGGTTTTAA
- the bcp gene encoding thioredoxin-dependent thiol peroxidase — MEEGKRAPNFCLENDEGKKVCLEDFKGKWVVLYFYPKDNTPGCTKEAEDFSERTDEFDKLNAVVLGVSPDSVESHRKFKEKRNLKVTLLSDESKEILKTYGVWQKKKMYGREYFGVVRTTYLIDPEGTVRKVWKRVRVKGHADKVLETLRKLQEER; from the coding sequence ATTGAGGAAGGAAAAAGAGCTCCAAACTTCTGTTTAGAGAACGATGAGGGTAAAAAGGTTTGCCTTGAGGATTTTAAAGGAAAGTGGGTAGTTCTCTACTTCTATCCGAAGGATAACACTCCCGGCTGTACAAAGGAGGCTGAAGACTTTTCTGAAAGGACTGACGAGTTTGATAAGTTAAATGCTGTTGTTTTAGGAGTAAGTCCAGATTCCGTTGAGAGCCATAGAAAATTTAAGGAAAAGAGGAATTTGAAGGTAACCCTTCTCAGTGATGAAAGTAAAGAAATTCTTAAAACCTATGGAGTTTGGCAGAAGAAGAAAATGTACGGAAGGGAGTACTTTGGGGTTGTTAGAACGACATACTTAATAGACCCTGAGGGAACTGTAAGAAAAGTTTGGAAGAGGGTAAGAGTTAAGGGGCATGCCGATAAAGTACTAGAAACGCTAAGAAAACTTCAGGAGGAAAGATAA
- a CDS encoding DUF1931 family protein, translating into MAVVGFAKLEALLRKAASLDIDKNKAKEITDIVEKKLYDLLLIGERNAKFNNREVIWECDVPLTKGFLESMHKFRELEEEFPLQDVLDFLATKPPLKYPLEAELEKKLPEIVGTLIYILARIMKEVDPGVRQPSSEDIERAGKILDLTM; encoded by the coding sequence ATGGCAGTTGTAGGATTTGCAAAGCTTGAAGCACTACTTAGGAAAGCAGCAAGCCTTGACATTGACAAGAACAAGGCTAAGGAGATTACAGACATTGTAGAGAAGAAACTCTACGACTTACTCCTAATCGGGGAGAGGAATGCAAAGTTCAACAACAGGGAGGTTATTTGGGAGTGTGACGTTCCTTTAACAAAGGGATTTTTGGAGTCTATGCATAAGTTCAGAGAGTTGGAGGAGGAATTCCCACTCCAGGATGTTTTAGACTTTCTTGCAACAAAGCCACCACTCAAGTATCCTTTGGAGGCTGAACTTGAAAAGAAACTCCCTGAAATAGTAGGAACTCTTATTTACATCCTTGCAAGAATCATGAAGGAAGTTGACCCAGGAGTCAGACAGCCTTCAAGTGAGGATATTGAAAGGGCTGGGAAAATTTTAGACCTAACGATGTAG